Proteins encoded together in one Kitasatospora albolonga window:
- a CDS encoding glyoxalase/bleomycin resistance/dioxygenase family protein, with amino-acid sequence MTTTPRPPRPSLTLTCTVLDAPDAAELADFYRRLLGWETVREEPGWVQLVPPGGGSGLAFQTEEAYVPPVWPAPAASPGDQLMMLHLDFEVTDLEAGVAHAVAEGAIPAEFQPQHDVRVLLDPAGHPFCLVVSDQVPGETPAISPEWVAEQARDIRAEDRLTAAEAVTPDRREAAGTAEPEGLPGGPGAGSPS; translated from the coding sequence GTGACCACCACCCCGCGACCGCCGCGACCCTCCCTGACCCTGACCTGCACGGTGCTCGACGCCCCGGACGCGGCGGAGCTGGCGGACTTCTACCGTCGCCTCCTGGGGTGGGAGACCGTGCGGGAGGAGCCGGGCTGGGTGCAGCTCGTGCCGCCCGGCGGGGGTTCCGGCCTGGCCTTCCAGACGGAGGAGGCGTACGTGCCCCCGGTCTGGCCCGCCCCCGCCGCCTCCCCCGGCGACCAGCTGATGATGCTGCACCTGGACTTCGAGGTGACGGACCTGGAGGCGGGAGTGGCCCACGCGGTGGCGGAGGGCGCGATCCCGGCGGAGTTCCAGCCCCAGCACGACGTACGGGTGCTCCTCGACCCGGCGGGTCACCCGTTCTGCCTGGTCGTGAGCGACCAGGTGCCGGGCGAGACTCCGGCGATCAGCCCCGAGTGGGTGGCGGAGCAGGCCAGGGACATCAGGGCGGAGGACCGGCTGACGGCGGCGGAAGCGGTCACACCGGACCGGCGGGAGGCGGCGGGGACGGCGGAGCCGGAGGGTCTGCCGGGTGGCCCCGGGGCGGGTTCGCCGAGCTGA
- a CDS encoding citrate synthase (forms citrate from oxaloacetate and acetyl-CoA; functions in TCA cycle) has protein sequence MSDFVPGLEGVVAFETEIAEPDKEGGSLRYRGVDIEDLVGHVSFGNVWGLLVDGAFNPGLPPAEPFPIPVHSGDIRVDVQSALAMLAPVWGLKPLLDIDEETARDDLARAAVMALSYVAQSARGQGRPMVPQSEIDKAQSVVERFMIRWRGEPDPKHVKAVDAYWTSAAEHGMNASTFTARVIASTGADVAAALSGAVGAMSGPLHGGAPSRVLGMIEEIERTGDATAYVKGALDRGERLMGFGHRVYRAEDPRARVLRRTARELAAPRFEVAEALEKAALEELHNRRPDRVLATNVEFWAAIVLDFAEVPAHMFTSMFTCARTAGWSAHILEQKRTGRLVRPSATYVGPGSRNPREIEGYADIVG, from the coding sequence ATGTCCGACTTCGTACCCGGTCTTGAGGGAGTCGTCGCGTTCGAAACGGAGATCGCCGAACCGGACAAGGAAGGCGGTTCGCTCCGTTACCGCGGGGTCGACATCGAGGATCTCGTCGGCCATGTCTCCTTCGGGAACGTGTGGGGCCTGCTGGTGGACGGGGCGTTCAACCCCGGGCTGCCGCCGGCCGAGCCGTTCCCGATCCCCGTCCACTCCGGTGACATCCGGGTCGACGTGCAGTCCGCGCTGGCGATGCTCGCGCCCGTCTGGGGCCTGAAACCGCTGCTGGACATCGACGAGGAGACCGCCCGGGACGACCTCGCGCGGGCCGCCGTGATGGCCCTGTCGTACGTCGCCCAGTCGGCACGCGGTCAGGGACGGCCGATGGTGCCCCAGAGCGAGATCGACAAGGCCCAGTCCGTGGTGGAGCGGTTCATGATCCGCTGGCGCGGCGAGCCGGACCCCAAGCACGTCAAGGCGGTGGACGCGTACTGGACGTCGGCAGCCGAGCACGGAATGAACGCCTCCACGTTCACCGCCCGGGTCATCGCCTCGACGGGCGCGGACGTGGCCGCCGCGCTCTCCGGTGCGGTGGGCGCGATGTCGGGCCCGCTGCACGGCGGCGCCCCGTCCCGGGTCCTCGGCATGATCGAGGAGATCGAACGTACGGGCGACGCCACGGCGTATGTGAAGGGCGCCCTGGACCGGGGCGAGCGGCTGATGGGCTTCGGCCACCGCGTCTACCGCGCCGAGGACCCGCGCGCCCGCGTCCTGCGCCGCACGGCCCGCGAGCTGGCCGCGCCGCGCTTCGAGGTGGCGGAGGCGCTGGAGAAGGCGGCACTGGAGGAGCTGCACAACCGCCGCCCGGACCGGGTCCTGGCGACGAACGTCGAATTCTGGGCGGCGATCGTCCTGGACTTCGCGGAGGTCCCGGCGCACATGTTCACGTCGATGTTCACGTGCGCCCGTACGGCGGGCTGGTCGGCCCACATTCTGGAGCAGAAGCGCACGGGCCGCCTGGTCCGTCCGTCGGCGACGTACGTGGGCCCGGGGTCGCGGAACCCGCGCGAGATCGAGGGGTACGCCGACATCGTGGGGTGA
- a CDS encoding pyridoxamine 5'-phosphate oxidase gives MPTPDHAVPAPDHADHQAPSAGPSGTHSRTDSTIDPAAMREQYRSEDFTERDLSPDPMDQFARWFRQVAVGGVLHEPNAMVVSTATPDGRPSSRTVLLKQYDDRGFVFFTNYGSRKGRELAANPYVSLLFPWHPMARQVIVTGSASRVSREETVAYFRTRPHGSQLGAWASDQSTVVPSREELVSRYEELAARYPEGEKVPVPPEWGGFRVVPETIEFWQGHGNRLHDRLRYVKEGADSAMWRVERLCP, from the coding sequence GTGCCCACTCCGGATCACGCTGTGCCCGCACCGGATCACGCTGACCACCAGGCTCCTTCCGCCGGGCCCTCCGGTACGCACTCCCGTACCGATTCCACCATTGATCCGGCGGCCATGCGCGAGCAGTACCGCTCGGAGGACTTCACCGAGCGCGACCTCAGCCCCGACCCGATGGACCAGTTCGCCCGCTGGTTCCGCCAGGTCGCCGTGGGCGGGGTGCTCCACGAGCCCAACGCGATGGTCGTCTCGACCGCCACCCCGGACGGCCGTCCCTCCTCGCGCACGGTGCTGCTGAAGCAGTACGACGACCGGGGCTTCGTCTTCTTCACGAACTACGGCTCCCGCAAGGGCCGCGAGCTGGCCGCCAACCCGTATGTCTCGCTGCTCTTCCCCTGGCACCCGATGGCCCGCCAGGTGATCGTCACCGGCAGCGCGTCCCGGGTCTCCCGCGAGGAGACCGTCGCCTACTTCCGTACGCGCCCGCACGGCTCCCAGCTCGGCGCCTGGGCCAGCGACCAGTCGACGGTGGTCCCCTCCCGCGAGGAGCTGGTCAGCCGGTACGAGGAGCTGGCCGCGCGCTACCCGGAGGGCGAGAAGGTCCCCGTACCGCCGGAGTGGGGCGGCTTCCGGGTGGTCCCGGAGACCATCGAGTTCTGGCAGGGGCACGGCAACCGGCTGCATGACCGGCTGCGGTACGTGAAGGAGGGCGCGGACTCCGCCATGTGGCGGGTCGAGCGGCTCTGCCCGTAG
- a CDS encoding diguanylate cyclase — protein sequence MSVSTSRGTTDALGPDPFPGSELLAALLDGMDAALCAFDASGTVTHWNREAERILGWSAQEAVGRTGFAGWAVRRADADEVQARLMSAMDAPGRQVHEFALLRKDGGRVLVRTQSAGVRGAEGKPAGVYCAFSEVHAQIDLERAIALSEALLEDASWGVVLVDVDLRPTVVNAYASRALGGGRTTLLGRPLGELVVQGVEELEAALHHVLAEGAPGAPAEMWVTLRTAEGERRRCWRSGFLRLASPLTEEPVPLGVGWLFRDVTATKLAQQEADRLRFRTSQLHRAGRTASECEDPMEAATSLLDFALAGFADHVLLDLTAADTASGGPVPGGGAAGDSAAGGRLVRTAATPSDAPGPCLPVAGGSLPVRYGPGHPALQAVERTGSVRTSAGAGNPGAAAAWAAERRWPGDAAHALCTVLRSRGRTLGVLTFLRAANRAAFERPDTTYAETVAARVAGAVDLARAVGRPAD from the coding sequence ATGAGTGTTTCCACGAGCAGGGGGACGACCGACGCCCTCGGCCCCGATCCGTTTCCCGGGTCCGAGCTGCTGGCCGCCCTGCTCGACGGCATGGACGCGGCGCTCTGCGCGTTCGACGCGTCCGGCACCGTCACCCACTGGAACCGCGAGGCCGAGCGCATCCTCGGCTGGTCCGCGCAGGAAGCCGTGGGGCGTACGGGGTTCGCAGGCTGGGCGGTGCGCCGGGCCGACGCGGACGAGGTGCAGGCGCGGCTGATGTCGGCCATGGACGCGCCGGGGCGGCAGGTGCACGAGTTCGCGCTGCTGCGCAAGGACGGCGGCCGGGTGCTGGTGCGGACCCAGTCCGCCGGGGTGCGCGGCGCGGAGGGGAAACCGGCCGGGGTCTACTGCGCGTTCAGCGAGGTGCACGCCCAGATCGACCTGGAGCGGGCCATCGCGCTGAGCGAGGCGCTGCTGGAGGACGCGTCCTGGGGCGTGGTGCTCGTCGACGTCGACCTCCGCCCGACCGTCGTGAACGCGTACGCCTCCCGGGCCCTCGGCGGCGGCCGGACCACCCTGCTCGGCCGCCCCCTCGGTGAGCTGGTGGTCCAGGGCGTCGAGGAACTGGAGGCGGCCCTGCACCATGTCCTCGCCGAAGGCGCGCCGGGCGCCCCGGCCGAGATGTGGGTCACGCTGCGTACGGCGGAGGGCGAGCGCCGCCGGTGCTGGCGCAGCGGGTTCCTGCGGCTGGCCTCGCCGCTGACGGAGGAGCCGGTTCCGCTCGGGGTCGGCTGGCTGTTCCGGGATGTGACGGCGACGAAGCTCGCGCAGCAGGAGGCGGACCGCCTGCGGTTCCGGACGAGCCAGCTGCACCGGGCGGGCCGTACGGCCTCCGAGTGCGAGGACCCGATGGAGGCGGCGACCTCCCTGCTCGACTTCGCGCTGGCCGGGTTCGCCGACCACGTACTTCTCGATCTGACGGCGGCTGACACGGCGTCGGGCGGGCCGGTACCGGGTGGGGGAGCGGCGGGCGACTCCGCGGCGGGCGGGCGCCTGGTGCGTACGGCCGCCACCCCCTCGGACGCGCCCGGCCCGTGTCTGCCGGTCGCGGGCGGCTCCCTCCCGGTCCGGTACGGGCCCGGCCACCCGGCCCTCCAGGCCGTCGAGCGCACCGGCTCGGTCCGTACGAGCGCGGGCGCCGGGAACCCCGGAGCGGCGGCGGCCTGGGCGGCGGAGCGCCGCTGGCCCGGGGACGCGGCCCACGCCCTGTGCACGGTGCTCCGGAGCCGGGGGCGGACGCTGGGCGTGCTGACGTTCCTGCGCGCGGCGAACCGGGCCGCCTTCGAACGCCCCGACACGACATACGCGGAGACGGTGGCGGCCCGGGTCGCGGGAGCCGTCGACCTGGCGCGGGCGGTGGGGCGGCCGGCCGACTGA
- a CDS encoding SIS domain-containing protein: MSDSKLAGQFFDAAIGLLQRVRDEESASITAAGSAIADTVEAGGRLFAYGAGHSSLAAQDVVYRAGGLALMNLLTVPGTTGVDVMPATLGSALERVDGLASAVLDSSPATSGDVLVIISLSGRNALPVEMAQNARALGLTVIGVTSVAYAEQTRSRHVSGGFLRDHCGIVLDSKIAIGDAELTAPGIEAPFAPASTVVTSAIMQAMLAAAAEQLVARGIEPPLLRSANVDGGHDWNGRVMTEYRERIFYRH; the protein is encoded by the coding sequence ATGAGCGACAGCAAGCTGGCCGGTCAGTTCTTCGATGCGGCGATCGGTCTGCTTCAGCGCGTACGGGACGAGGAGTCGGCGAGCATCACGGCCGCCGGGAGCGCCATCGCCGACACCGTCGAGGCGGGCGGCCGGCTGTTCGCGTACGGGGCCGGGCACTCCTCCCTCGCCGCGCAGGACGTCGTCTACCGGGCGGGCGGGCTGGCCCTGATGAACCTGCTCACCGTGCCCGGCACCACGGGCGTGGACGTCATGCCCGCCACCCTCGGCTCCGCCCTGGAGCGGGTGGACGGCCTGGCCTCGGCGGTCCTGGACTCCAGCCCGGCCACCTCCGGCGACGTCCTCGTGATCATCTCGCTCTCCGGCCGCAACGCGCTCCCGGTCGAGATGGCCCAGAACGCCCGGGCCCTCGGGCTGACGGTCATCGGCGTGACCTCGGTGGCGTACGCGGAGCAGACCCGCTCCCGGCACGTCTCGGGCGGCTTCCTGCGCGACCACTGCGGCATCGTGCTGGACAGCAAGATCGCGATCGGCGACGCGGAGCTGACGGCCCCCGGCATCGAGGCCCCCTTCGCCCCCGCCTCCACGGTGGTGACCAGCGCGATCATGCAGGCGATGCTGGCCGCCGCCGCCGAGCAGCTGGTGGCGCGGGGCATCGAGCCGCCGCTCCTGCGCTCGGCCAACGTCGACGGCGGCCACGACTGGAACGGCCGGGTCATGACGGAGTACCGGGAGCGGATCTTCTACCGCCACTGA
- a CDS encoding dihydrofolate reductase produces the protein MSGLIDTTEMYLRTILELEEEGVVPMRARIAERLDQSGPTVSQTVARMERDGLVQVAGDRHLELTEEGRRLATRVMRKHRLAECLLVDVIGLEWEQVHAEACRWEHVMSEAVERRVLELLRHPTESPYGNPIPGLEELGEKAEADPFLDASMVSLAELDPGAEGKTVVVRRIGEPIQTDAQLMYTLRRAGVQPGSVVSVTESPGGVLVGSSGEAAELDAEVASHVFVAKR, from the coding sequence ATGTCCGGACTGATCGACACCACGGAGATGTATCTCCGCACCATCCTCGAACTCGAAGAGGAAGGCGTGGTCCCCATGCGCGCCCGGATCGCGGAACGGCTGGACCAGAGCGGTCCGACGGTCAGCCAGACGGTGGCCCGCATGGAGCGCGACGGGCTGGTCCAGGTCGCGGGCGACCGCCATCTGGAGCTGACCGAGGAGGGCCGCCGCCTCGCCACCCGGGTGATGCGCAAGCACCGGCTGGCCGAGTGCCTGCTCGTCGATGTGATCGGCCTGGAGTGGGAGCAGGTCCACGCCGAGGCGTGTCGCTGGGAGCACGTGATGAGCGAGGCCGTGGAGCGGCGGGTGCTGGAGCTGCTGCGCCACCCGACGGAGTCTCCGTACGGGAATCCCATCCCGGGCCTGGAGGAGCTGGGCGAGAAGGCGGAGGCCGATCCGTTCCTGGACGCCTCGATGGTGAGCCTGGCCGAGCTGGACCCGGGCGCGGAGGGCAAGACCGTGGTCGTGCGGCGGATCGGGGAGCCGATCCAGACGGACGCCCAGCTGATGTACACGCTGCGGCGGGCCGGGGTCCAGCCCGGTTCGGTCGTCAGCGTGACGGAGTCGCCCGGCGGGGTGCTGGTCGGCTCCAGCGGGGAGGCCGCCGAGCTGGACGCGGAGGTCGCCTCGCACGTGTTCGTCGCCAAGAGGTGA
- a CDS encoding alpha/beta hydrolase → MVRRIDVTGHDGVRLAAWEFADPPKERAEAAGAGADRAPGVLLLHGLMGRASHWAPTARWLAERYRAVGLDQRGHGRSDKPADGPYTRDAYVCDAEAAIEQLGLGPVTVVGHAMGALTGWQLAAKRPDLVRAVVICDMRASALGAASQREWTDWFASWPLPFATLADVRKWFGEDDPWVERPNPLRGEFYAEVMAEREDGWRPVFSRSQMLSSRATWVYDAHWEELAQVRCPALVLRGLDGELGRAEAQEMVRVLPRGQYAEVADAGHLVHYDQPEGWRAAVEPFLEQLAEEPRGDREPVAP, encoded by the coding sequence ATGGTGCGGCGCATCGATGTGACCGGACACGACGGCGTACGCCTCGCGGCGTGGGAGTTCGCGGACCCGCCGAAGGAGCGCGCGGAGGCGGCCGGGGCGGGAGCGGACCGCGCCCCCGGGGTGTTACTGCTGCACGGGCTGATGGGCCGGGCCTCCCACTGGGCGCCCACCGCCCGCTGGCTCGCCGAGCGGTACCGGGCGGTCGGCCTCGACCAGCGGGGCCACGGCCGCAGCGACAAGCCCGCCGACGGGCCGTACACCCGCGATGCCTACGTCTGCGACGCCGAGGCCGCGATCGAACAGCTCGGGCTCGGCCCCGTCACCGTCGTCGGCCACGCCATGGGAGCGCTCACCGGCTGGCAGCTCGCCGCCAAACGCCCCGACCTGGTCCGCGCCGTCGTCATCTGCGATATGCGGGCCTCCGCGCTCGGGGCGGCCTCGCAGCGCGAGTGGACCGACTGGTTCGCGTCCTGGCCGCTGCCCTTCGCCACCCTCGCCGACGTACGGAAGTGGTTCGGCGAGGACGACCCCTGGGTGGAGCGGCCGAACCCCCTGCGCGGCGAGTTCTACGCCGAGGTGATGGCGGAGCGGGAGGACGGCTGGCGCCCCGTCTTCTCCCGCAGCCAGATGCTCAGCTCCCGCGCCACCTGGGTCTACGACGCGCACTGGGAGGAGCTGGCCCAGGTCCGCTGCCCCGCCCTGGTGCTGCGCGGGCTCGACGGGGAGCTGGGCCGGGCCGAGGCGCAGGAGATGGTGCGCGTCCTGCCCCGGGGCCAGTACGCGGAGGTGGCCGACGCGGGCCACCTCGTCCACTACGACCAGCCGGAGGGGTGGCGGGCGGCGGTGGAGCCGTTCCTGGAGCAGCTCGCCGAGGAGCCCCGGGGCGACCGGGAGCCGGTCGCCCCGTAG
- a CDS encoding transporter has product MSVLDTPVTTTAAPVPPTAGLTAVFVRLKLTLLRNGLRQSSGRRAVFVISLVFTLLLAAGQVLGLLLLRGNAQAGTVVVLLTGIVALGWAVLPLFFPSGDDTLDPTRLVMLPLRPEPLVRALLVSSMVGIGPLFTLCLVLGSVLALAHGAAGVLFAVGAVPLTMLLCVALSRAVATANVRLLNSRKGRDLAVLSGLVIAVGIQFVNFGAQRLGEAGGLSALEPAANVVRWLPGASAIAAVDAASDGAYGVAVAQLLITVVALGALVWMWQRGLVKLMTAPDGSTLAAAAPDRKKTSDRAGLSGLLPEGRTATVVHRSLLYIVRDPKTKAAWVTSLALGAIVPLINAVQGTGSVYLACVAAGMLGMLMYNQFGQDTSAFWMVALTISSTRDAYVELRARAVALLLITLPYTLLICGVTAAVLGEWRSLPGALGLSFAMLGAMMATGALASAVFPYSIPQEGAFKNAAPGQGGLAWISILLGMLAALVLAAPVIVLVAWLHLTGRQEALWLVIPAGLAYGTLIGWAGLRIAAPRTANRLPEILTAVSKG; this is encoded by the coding sequence ATGAGCGTGCTGGACACCCCCGTCACCACCACCGCCGCCCCGGTCCCTCCGACGGCGGGCCTGACCGCCGTCTTCGTACGGCTCAAGCTGACGCTCCTGCGCAACGGGCTGCGGCAGTCCAGCGGGCGCAGGGCGGTGTTCGTCATCTCGCTCGTCTTCACGCTGCTGCTCGCGGCGGGCCAGGTGCTCGGGCTGCTCCTGCTGCGGGGCAACGCGCAGGCGGGGACGGTCGTGGTGCTGCTGACGGGCATCGTGGCGCTGGGGTGGGCCGTGCTGCCGCTCTTCTTCCCCAGCGGTGACGACACGCTCGACCCGACCCGGCTGGTGATGCTGCCGCTGCGGCCCGAGCCACTGGTCCGGGCCCTGCTGGTCTCCTCGATGGTCGGCATCGGGCCGCTGTTCACCCTCTGCCTGGTGCTCGGCTCGGTCCTCGCGCTGGCGCACGGGGCGGCGGGCGTGCTGTTCGCGGTGGGCGCGGTCCCGCTGACGATGCTGCTCTGCGTGGCGCTGTCGCGGGCCGTCGCCACCGCCAACGTACGGCTGCTCAACTCCCGCAAGGGCCGCGATCTGGCCGTGCTCAGCGGTCTGGTGATCGCGGTGGGCATCCAGTTCGTCAACTTCGGCGCGCAGCGGCTCGGCGAGGCGGGCGGGCTCTCCGCCCTGGAACCGGCCGCGAACGTGGTCCGCTGGCTGCCCGGGGCCTCCGCCATAGCGGCGGTGGACGCGGCGTCGGACGGTGCGTACGGGGTCGCGGTCGCGCAGTTGCTGATCACGGTGGTGGCCCTGGGGGCGCTGGTGTGGATGTGGCAGCGGGGGCTGGTGAAGCTGATGACCGCGCCGGACGGCTCCACGCTGGCCGCCGCGGCGCCGGACCGGAAGAAGACGTCGGACCGCGCCGGGCTGTCCGGGCTGCTGCCGGAAGGCCGTACGGCGACGGTCGTGCACCGCAGCCTGCTGTACATCGTCCGGGACCCGAAGACCAAGGCGGCCTGGGTGACGTCGCTGGCGCTCGGGGCGATCGTGCCCCTGATCAACGCGGTCCAGGGCACCGGCTCGGTCTATCTGGCCTGCGTCGCCGCCGGGATGCTCGGCATGCTGATGTACAACCAGTTCGGCCAGGACACCTCCGCGTTCTGGATGGTGGCCCTGACGATCTCCTCGACCCGGGACGCGTACGTCGAACTGCGGGCGCGGGCGGTGGCCCTGCTGCTGATCACGCTCCCGTACACGCTGCTGATCTGCGGGGTGACGGCGGCGGTGCTGGGCGAGTGGCGGTCCCTGCCGGGCGCGCTGGGCCTCTCCTTCGCGATGCTGGGCGCGATGATGGCGACGGGGGCGCTCGCCTCGGCGGTGTTCCCCTACTCGATCCCGCAGGAAGGGGCGTTCAAGAACGCGGCGCCCGGGCAGGGCGGGCTGGCGTGGATCTCCATCCTTCTCGGCATGCTGGCCGCGCTGGTACTGGCCGCACCGGTGATCGTGCTGGTGGCCTGGCTGCATCTGACGGGCCGCCAGGAAGCGCTGTGGCTGGTGATCCCGGCGGGGCTCGCGTACGGAACCCTCATCGGGTGGGCGGGGCTGCGCATCGCGGCACCGCGCACGGCGAACCGGCTGCCGGAGATCCTGACAGCGGTGAGCAAGGGATGA
- a CDS encoding ABC transporter ATP-binding protein, which translates to MPDRADAREETDATAGGASTAPPAVRVQGLWKRFGEQIAVSGIDLELPAGKFVGLVGPNGAGKTTTLSMVTGLLRPDMGKIEVAGYDVWADPVAVKSRIGVLPEGLRLFERLSGRELLAYNGRLRGLPGDEVDKRAAQLLDVLDLAGSQNKLVVDYSTGMRKKIGLAAALLHNPEVLFLDEPFEGVDPVSAQTIRGVLERYTRSGATVVFSSHVMELVESLCDWVAVMAAGRIKAQGTLAEVRGDAPSLQNAFLELVGAGGRDSGDTLDWLGGSR; encoded by the coding sequence ATGCCGGACCGGGCAGATGCACGTGAGGAAACAGACGCCACGGCGGGCGGTGCGTCGACCGCGCCCCCCGCTGTGCGTGTACAGGGGCTGTGGAAGCGGTTCGGGGAGCAGATCGCCGTCTCGGGGATCGATCTGGAGCTGCCCGCCGGGAAGTTCGTCGGACTGGTGGGGCCCAACGGGGCGGGCAAGACGACCACGCTCTCGATGGTCACCGGGCTGCTGCGGCCCGACATGGGGAAGATCGAGGTCGCGGGGTACGACGTGTGGGCGGACCCGGTCGCGGTGAAGTCGCGGATCGGGGTGCTGCCGGAGGGGCTGCGGCTCTTCGAGCGGCTGTCGGGGCGGGAGCTGCTCGCGTACAACGGGCGGTTGCGCGGGCTGCCGGGGGACGAGGTCGACAAGCGGGCCGCGCAGCTCCTGGACGTCCTGGACCTCGCGGGGTCGCAGAACAAGCTGGTGGTCGACTACTCGACCGGGATGCGGAAGAAGATCGGGCTAGCCGCCGCCCTGCTCCACAACCCGGAAGTGCTCTTCCTGGACGAGCCGTTCGAGGGCGTCGACCCGGTGTCGGCGCAGACCATCCGGGGGGTGCTGGAGCGCTACACCCGGTCCGGGGCGACCGTGGTCTTCTCCAGCCATGTGATGGAGCTCGTCGAGTCGCTCTGCGACTGGGTGGCCGTGATGGCGGCGGGCCGGATCAAGGCGCAGGGGACCCTGGCCGAGGTGCGCGGTGACGCCCCCTCGCTGCAGAACGCCTTCCTCGAACTCGTCGGCGCGGGCGGCCGGGACTCCGGCGACACGCTCGACTGGCTGGGCGGCTCCCGATGA
- a CDS encoding DNA primase, producing MPGVELCVEEPIGVTEAAQVPQQRGEQLLDAAVRYAEERHWDVFPGTWLEAVEGTERCSCGDAACALPGAHADRPDWAGQATGSGAAARRMWSKQPRASVLLPTGRTFDALDVPEAAGFLALARMERMDLTLGPVTCTPDRRMLFFVLPGAAAKSAELVRTLGWNAEAIDLAGRGEGHYIAAPPTRVGGRGAVQWARKPTTVNRWLPDVDELISPLAYACAREAADARTRAL from the coding sequence ATGCCGGGAGTTGAGCTGTGCGTGGAAGAGCCCATCGGAGTCACGGAAGCCGCACAGGTCCCTCAGCAGCGGGGCGAGCAACTGCTCGACGCCGCCGTTCGGTACGCGGAAGAGCGCCACTGGGACGTGTTCCCCGGCACCTGGCTGGAGGCGGTGGAGGGGACGGAGCGCTGCTCCTGCGGCGACGCGGCCTGCGCCCTGCCCGGGGCCCACGCGGACCGCCCCGACTGGGCGGGCCAGGCGACCGGCAGCGGGGCCGCGGCCCGCCGTATGTGGTCCAAGCAGCCGCGCGCCTCGGTGCTCCTGCCGACGGGCCGCACCTTCGACGCCCTCGACGTCCCCGAGGCCGCCGGATTCCTGGCGCTGGCCCGGATGGAGCGGATGGACCTCACGCTCGGCCCGGTCACCTGCACCCCCGACCGCCGGATGCTCTTCTTCGTGCTGCCCGGCGCCGCCGCCAAGTCCGCCGAACTGGTGCGCACGCTCGGCTGGAACGCCGAGGCGATCGACCTGGCCGGCCGGGGCGAGGGCCACTACATCGCCGCCCCGCCCACCCGCGTCGGCGGCCGGGGCGCGGTCCAGTGGGCCCGTAAGCCCACCACCGTCAACCGCTGGCTGCCGGATGTGGACGAACTGATCAGCCCTCTCGCGTACGCCTGCGCCCGCGAGGCGGCGGACGCCCGGACACGCGCTCTGTAG